GACCTACAAGTTCGAGGAAGCCGCGCGCCGCGGTGCCGAGGGTGTCCTGATCGTGCACGAGACCGCGCCGGCCGCCTACGGCTGGGCCACGGTGAAGAGCTCGGGCACCTCGCCGCTGTTCGACATCGAGCGCGGCCAGGCCGAAGCGATGGCCCAGCACACGCCGCTGCGTGGCTGGATGCAGCGCGAGCTGGCCGAGGCGATCTTCGCCGACGCCGGCCTGGATTTCGACGCCGAGAAGCGCAAGGCCATGCAGGCCGACTTCCGTCCGGTGGTGCTGGACAACGCCAAGCTGAGCGTGGATTTCGCGATCAAGCGCGAGCCGGTGGTGACCCGCAACGTGGTGGCCAAGCTGCCCGGCGGCGAGCATGGCGATGAGGCCGTGATCTTCTCCGCGCACTGGGATGCGTTTGGTATCGGCCAGCCCGATGCCAAGGGTGACCGCATCCGCCATGGCGCCATCGACAACGCCACCGGCGTGGCCACCGTGCTGGAACTGGGCCGCGTGTTCGCTGCCGGCCCGCAGCCGCAGCGCAGCCTGTACTTCGTCGCCCTGACGGCCGAAGAGAAGGGCCTGCTGGGTGCCAGCTACTATGCCGCACACCCGCTGGCACCGCTGGAAAAGACCGCGGCCGTGCTGAACATCGAAATGTTCAGCCCGGATGGCGCGACCCGTGACATCGCCTCGTGGGGCAAGGGCCGGGTGTCGCTGGAAGGCGACCTGGAACGCGTGGCCAAGGCCCGTGGCCGCAGTTACAGCCCCGACCCGAACCTGGAAGCGGGCTTCTTCTACCGCGCGGATCACTTCGCCTTTGCCCGCCTGGGCGTGCCGGCCATCACCATCGGCCCGGGCCTGGACAAGCTGGACGGCGGCGTCGAGGCCGGCCGCGCGCTGCGCGAGAAGTACTTCGCCGACTGCTACCACCAGGCCTGCGACGCCTGGACCCCGAGCTGGGACCCGGCCGGCCATGCCGCCGACACCCTGCTGGTCTACGACCTGGGCGCCGAGCTGGCCAACAGCCGCCGCTGGCCGCAGTGGGAGAAGGAGTCGGAATTCCACGGCGCCCGCGAGAAGAGCGACGCCGCCCGCCGTTGAAGGGAGTGCCGGCCGCTGGCCGGCAATCCGGTGCGACGACGGAGGTAGAGTCGACTGTTAGTCGACTATGCGCGAAGCGCGGGTTTCATGCCTCGTTAGGGAGAGCAGTCGACTAACAGTCGACTCTACCCAGCCGCGCTCATCGGCGCCGGCGCAGCAGCGCCCACGCGCCCCAGCCACTGGCGGCGAGCACGGCCAGATAGCACACCACCATCGTGCGCATGCCCATCGGGTGCAGTTGCCCGCCGCGCGGGTGGGTACTCATCGCCATCGAGCTGTGGCCACTGCCCAGGTCGACTGCCAGCTGCAGCACCAATGCGGCAGAGAACACCAGCAAGGCCACCCCGAAGCCGATGCGCGGCCATGAGGCCTGCGCGCTGGGGCGGCGCAGCAGCCAGGCCAGTGCCGTGGCTGCGGCAAGCGCCGCCGCGATCCACATCAGCGGCGACGCCGGAGACGTAGCAGCCACCGGCATTGCACCGGTGGCTGCGATCAGTACGACGCCCTTACTTGCGGGTGCCGTCGAGCCAGTTCGGGCCCTTGTTGGTGAGGAAGAAGACATAGACCACCAACGATACCGCGATTGTGGCCGTGACGTAGATGGCGAACCAGTCGACGTGGCCGGTCTTCAGCGCGCCCTGGTACAGCAGCGGGGCGGTACCACCGAACAGCGAGTTGGCCAGCGCATAGCCCAGGCCCACGCCAAGTGCACGGATGTGGGTGGGGAACAGTTCGGCCTTCACCACCGCGTTGATGGAGGTGTAGCCGGTGAGGATGACAAAGCCCAGCGCCAGGGTCAGGAAGGCGAGGGTGGCATCGTGCTGGTGCGGCAGCTGGGTGATCAGGTACCAGCTGTACAGCACGCCGCCCACGCCGAAGAACACCAGCAGGCTCTTGCGGCCGATGATGTCCGACAGCCAGCCGCCGACCGGCTGCAGCACCATCAGGAACGTCAGCACGCCAAGGTTGACCAGGGTGGCGGTCATCGGATCATCCGCGGCAAACGCGCTCTGGATCATCTTCGGGCCGTTCACCGAGTAGGTGTAGAAGGCAATGGTGCCGCCGGCGGTGATCAGGAAGCACAGCAGCAGCGGGCGCCACTGGTGCACGATCAGTTCGTACATCGAACCGGACTTCTTCGCCTTGCCCTCGCGTGCGGCCTCGATCGACGATTCTTCCATCGTCTCGTCCATGCCCCGGCGCAGCCAGAACACCACGACCGCGGCGATGCCACCGATGCCGAACGCGATGCGCCAGCCGAATTCGGAAATCTCCGGCTTGCCCCAGAAGTTCAGCATCAGGAACAGGGTGAGCTGCGCCAGCACGTGGCCGCCGACCAGGGTGACGTAATGGAACGAGGACAGGAAGCCACGGCGGCCGGGAATGGCGGCCTCGGACATGTAGGTGGCGCTGGCGCCGTACTCGCCGCCGGTGGCGAAGCCCTGCAGCAGGCGTGCGAACAGCAGGATGATCGCCGCCCAGATGCCGATGCTGGCCGCCGTGGGCGTGATCGCGATGAGGAAGGAGCAGACGGCCATCAGGGTGACCGACACGGTGAGTGCCAGGCGACGGCCGTGGCGGTCCGCGAAGCGGCCGAAGAACCAGGCGCCGATCGGGCGCATCAGGAACGTGGCGGCGAAGATCGCCCACACGTACATGGTGGAGTTCTTGTCTTCGGGCGAGAAGAACTGCGATTCGAAGTACACGGCGAACACCGAGTACACGTAGACGTCATACCACTCCACCAAGTTGCCGGCGGAGCCTTTGAGGGTATTGGAGATCGAGCGGCGCAGCGCGGCGCCGTCGGTGCTGGGGACAGCAGGTTGGGACGTGGTGCTCATCTGGGTGAGGATCCTCGATGCGGTGCTTCCATGCGGGAAAGATCGGTGCCAGGGGCGCGCGTGGGGCGCTGCCAGCCAGCCTCCTAGGTACTGCATCCCACGTCAACGCCGGGTGCCGGAGGGGCGGGCAAGGCATGGGGACCGCACAGGGTGACAGCGGCCCGCAGGGGGGACCATAGCTAGATCGTCGTACGCGATGTCGTGCGCTGCGCGTTCAGTAAAGTCCTGCAAGGCCTGCGCGACTGCCGGAAGCGGGGTTGCTCCGTCACCCGAACCTTCTAGAATCCCTTTTCCCCTGCCTGCTGGTGCGTCATGTCGGCTTCCCCTGTTCCTTCTGCGGCTGCCCCCCGGGGTGGCCTTGTCGCGCTGGCCTTGCTGCTGGTCTACGTGGTCTGGGGCTCGACCTACCTGGGCATCGCCAAGGCCCTGCACGGCGGCGCGCTGCCGCTCACCATGGTCTCCGGCAGCCGCTTCATCATCGCCGGCGGCCTGATGTACCTGGCCCTGCGCCTGTTCTGGAAGATGCCGCGGCCGAGCCTGCGGCAGTGGCGCAACCTGGTCATCATGGGCGTGACCATGCTGGTGCTGGGCAATGGCATGGTGGTGCTGGCCGAGCGTGAAGTGTCTTCCGGCCTGGCCGCAACAGCAGTGGCCTCGGTGCCGTTGTGGATGGCGCTGTTCTCCGCGTTTCGCGGCCAGCACGCCAGCCGCGGCGAATGGCTGGGCATCGCGGTCGGTTTCATCGGCGTGGTCTGGCTCAATGCCGGCAGCAGCCTCACGGCGTCGCCCACCGGGCTGGTGCTGCTCCTGATCGCACCGGTCGGCTGGGCATTCGGTTCGGTGTGGGCGCGCGGCCTGGATCTGCCCGGTCCGTTCATGACCGCTGCCGGGCAGATGATCTGCGGTGGCGTGCTGCTGGTGCTGATCGGCCTGGCGGTGGGCGAGCGCCCGACTACGCTGCCCGACACGGGCGGCCTGCTGGCCATGGCCTACCTGTGCGTGTTCGGTTCCATCGTGGCGTTCACCGCCTATGTCTGGCTGCTGCACAACGTGCGCCCGGCGCTGGCCGGCAGCTACGCCTACGTCAATCCGGTCATCGCGGTGCTGCTGGGCGCGGCACTGAATGGCGAGCAGTTCGGCTGGCGCGATTTCCTCGCGATGGCGGTCATCCTGCTGGGCGTGGTGGTGCTGACCATGGCAAGGACCTGGAAGAAGTGAGCATGGACGAGAAGGAACAACGCCGCGGTCTATGGGTCACCGCGTCCACCTTCGTGCTGTGGGGGCTGGTGCCGGTGTACTGGCATCTGCTCAACGAGGTGCCGTCGTTCCAGATCATTGCCCACCGCATCATCTGGTCCACGGTGCTGGTGGTGGCGTGGCTGCTGCTGACCGCGCGCCTGGGCTGGTGGCGGAAGATCGCCGCGCAGCCGCGCGCGCTGCCGATCCTGGCGGTATCCAGCCTGACCATTGCCTTCAACTGGGGCCTGTACATCTGGGCGGTCAACGCCGGGCACGTGATCGAAACCAGCCTGGGCTACTTCATCAATCCGCTGGTGAATGTGTTGCTGGGCGTGCTGGTACTGAAGGAGCGCCTGCGCCGCGTGCAGTGGATCGCGGTGGCAATGGC
This genomic stretch from Stenotrophomonas sp. SAU14A_NAIMI4_5 harbors:
- a CDS encoding M28 family metallopeptidase — encoded protein: MRVLLLSSCLFVGGLAHAANDLPGGGIDPQALSRHVQVLASDEFEGRAPASEGEERTVQYLIEQFRSYGLQPGGPDGSWVQQVPLVRAQLDGPAKASLQLKKGKRTLANGVDVTLQSLQPRKRVQINNAPLVFVGYGIDAPERHWNDYKDVDLHGKIAVVLINDADFEADAPGAFDGKAVTYYGRWTYKFEEAARRGAEGVLIVHETAPAAYGWATVKSSGTSPLFDIERGQAEAMAQHTPLRGWMQRELAEAIFADAGLDFDAEKRKAMQADFRPVVLDNAKLSVDFAIKREPVVTRNVVAKLPGGEHGDEAVIFSAHWDAFGIGQPDAKGDRIRHGAIDNATGVATVLELGRVFAAGPQPQRSLYFVALTAEEKGLLGASYYAAHPLAPLEKTAAVLNIEMFSPDGATRDIASWGKGRVSLEGDLERVAKARGRSYSPDPNLEAGFFYRADHFAFARLGVPAITIGPGLDKLDGGVEAGRALREKYFADCYHQACDAWTPSWDPAGHAADTLLVYDLGAELANSRRWPQWEKESEFHGAREKSDAARR
- a CDS encoding MFS transporter is translated as MSTTSQPAVPSTDGAALRRSISNTLKGSAGNLVEWYDVYVYSVFAVYFESQFFSPEDKNSTMYVWAIFAATFLMRPIGAWFFGRFADRHGRRLALTVSVTLMAVCSFLIAITPTAASIGIWAAIILLFARLLQGFATGGEYGASATYMSEAAIPGRRGFLSSFHYVTLVGGHVLAQLTLFLMLNFWGKPEISEFGWRIAFGIGGIAAVVVFWLRRGMDETMEESSIEAAREGKAKKSGSMYELIVHQWRPLLLCFLITAGGTIAFYTYSVNGPKMIQSAFAADDPMTATLVNLGVLTFLMVLQPVGGWLSDIIGRKSLLVFFGVGGVLYSWYLITQLPHQHDATLAFLTLALGFVILTGYTSINAVVKAELFPTHIRALGVGLGYALANSLFGGTAPLLYQGALKTGHVDWFAIYVTATIAVSLVVYVFFLTNKGPNWLDGTRK
- the yedA gene encoding drug/metabolite exporter YedA — encoded protein: MSASPVPSAAAPRGGLVALALLLVYVVWGSTYLGIAKALHGGALPLTMVSGSRFIIAGGLMYLALRLFWKMPRPSLRQWRNLVIMGVTMLVLGNGMVVLAEREVSSGLAATAVASVPLWMALFSAFRGQHASRGEWLGIAVGFIGVVWLNAGSSLTASPTGLVLLLIAPVGWAFGSVWARGLDLPGPFMTAAGQMICGGVLLVLIGLAVGERPTTLPDTGGLLAMAYLCVFGSIVAFTAYVWLLHNVRPALAGSYAYVNPVIAVLLGAALNGEQFGWRDFLAMAVILLGVVVLTMARTWKK